The Pan troglodytes isolate AG18354 chromosome 7, NHGRI_mPanTro3-v2.0_pri, whole genome shotgun sequence genome has a window encoding:
- the SLC10A5 gene encoding sodium/bile acid cotransporter 5 precursor, which translates to MIRKLFIVLLLLLVTIEEARMSSLSFLNIEKTEILFFTKTEETILVSSSNENKRPNSSHLFVKIEDPKILQMVNVAKKISSDATNFTINLVTDEEGETNVTIQLWDSEGRQEGLIEEEIKNVKVKVLKQKDSLLQAPMHIDRNILMLILPLILLNKCAFGCKIELQLFQTVWKRPLPVILGAVTQFFLMPFCGFLLSQIVALPEAQAFGVVMTCTCPGGGGGYLFALLLDGDFTLAILMTCTSTLLALIMMPVNSYIYSRILGLSGTFHIPVSKIVSTLLFILVPVSIGIVIKHRIPEKASFLERIIRPLSFILMFVGIYLTFTVGLVFLKTDNLEVILLGLLVPALGLLFGYSFAKVCMLPLPVCKTVAIESGMLNSFLALAVIQLSFPQSKANLASVAPFTVAMCSGCEMLLIILVYKAKKRCIFFLQDKRKRNFLI; encoded by the coding sequence ATGATTAGAAAACTTTTTATTGTTCTACTTTTGTTGCTTGTGACTATAGAAGAAGCAAGGATGTCATCGCTCAGTTTTCTGAATATAGAGAAGACTGAAATACTATTTTTCACAAAGACTGAAGAAACCATCCTTGTAAGTTCAAGCAACGAAAATAAACGGCCTAATTCCAGCCACCTCTTTGTGAAAATAGAAGATCCTAAAATACTACAAATGGTGAATGTGGCCAAGAAGATCTCATCAGATGCTACAAACTTTACCATAAATCTGGTGACTGATGAAGAAGGAGAAACAAATGTGACTATTCAACTCTGGGATTCTGAAGGTAGGCAAGAAGGACTCattgaagaagaaatcaagaatgtGAAAGTCAAAGTGCTCAAACAAAAAGACAGTCTACTCCAGGCACCAATGCATATTGATAGAAATATCCTAATGCTTATTTTACCACTAATACTATTGAATAAGTGTGCATTTGGTTGCAAGATTGAATTACAGCTGTTTCAAACAGTATGGAAGAGACCTTTGCCAGTAATTCTTGGGGCAGTTACACAGTTTTTTCTGATGCCATTTTGCGGGTTTCTTTTGTCTCAGATTGTGGCATTGCCTGAGGCGCAAGCTTTTGGAGTTGTAATGACCTGCACGTGCCCAGGAGGGGGTGGGGGCTATCTCTTTGCTCTGCTTCTAGATGGAGATTTCACATTGGCCATTTTGATGACTTGCACATCAACATTATTGGCTCTGATCATGATGCCTGTCAATTCTTATATATACAGTAGGATATTAGGGTTGTCAGGTACATTCCATATTCCTGTTTCTAAAATTGTGTCAACACTCCTTTTCATACTTGTGCCAGTATCAATTGGAATAGTCATCAAGCATAGAATACCTGAAAAAGCAAGCTTCTTAGAGAGAATAATTAGACCTCtgagttttattttaatgttcgTAGGAATTTATTTGACTTTCACAGTGGGATTAGTGTTCTTAAAAACAGATAATCTAGAGGTGATTCTGTTGGGTCTCTTAGTTCCTGCTTTGGGTTTGCTGTTTGGGTACTCCTTTGCTAAAGTTTGTATGCTGCCTCTTCCTGTTTGTAAAACTGTTGCTATTGAAAGTGGGATGTTAAATAGTTTCTTAGCTCTTGCCGTTATTCAGCTGTCTTTTCCACAGTCCAAGGCCAATTTAGCTTCTGTGGCTCCTTTTACAGTAGCCATGTGTTCTGGATGTGAAATGTTACTGATCATTCTAGTTTACAAGGCTAAGAAAAGATGTATCTTTTTCTTAcaagataaaaggaaaagaaatttcctAATCTAA